In the genome of Monodelphis domestica isolate mMonDom1 chromosome 2, mMonDom1.pri, whole genome shotgun sequence, one region contains:
- the PHTF1 gene encoding protein PHTF1 isoform X2, producing MDANERDAISWYQKKIGAYDQQIWEKSIEQTQIKGFKNKPKKTGHIKPDLIDVDLIRGSTFAKAKPEIPWTSLTRKGIVRVICFPLFSKWWIQVTSFRIFIWLLLLYLMQVLSFVLYFIMPIVNISEVIGPVCLMLLMGTVHCQIVSTQMAKPSGTNGNRRRSRTKRVKLLTDKGVETDNNPTILNLNPKKKHPRSEMRMWQAREKAKLSDGEKSHEGYRRLGNGISDELSSEDDCEEQTQMILLRRSVEGASSDNGYEIKNEKPSVSSKHASSQVKKNSTSRWCRMVRDSDSLAESELESVAFSQESRSGISGGSRSCSRRDSESTRHDSETEDMLWDDLLHGPECRSSATSDSEEGNVKALPPGAKRDPKEDVFQQNHLFWLQNTSPASERVSAIIWEGNECKKMDMSVLEISGIIMSRVNAYQQGAGYQMLGNIVTIGLAFFPFLHRLFHEKNMDQIRSISTNEILTLFCGAPPSVAIIILSAVNFLERLCLTWMFFFMMCVAERTYKQRFLFAKLFSHITSARKARKYEIPHFRLKKVENIKIWLSLRSYLKRRGPQRSVDVVVSSVFLLTLSIAFICCAQVLQGHKTFLDDAYNWEFLIWETALLLFLLRLASLGSETNKKYSNISVLLTEQINLYLKMEKKPNKKEQLTLVNNVLKLSTKLLKELDTPFRLYGLTMNPLIYNITRVVILSAVSGVISDLLGFNIRLWKIKP from the exons GCTCTACATTTGCCAAAGCCAAACCTGAAATTCCATGGACATCACTAACTCGGAAGGGAATTGTTCGGGTCATTtgttttccattgtttagcaaatgGTGGATTCAGGTCACCTCTTTTCGAATCTTTATTTGGCTGCTGCTGCTTTACCTCATGCAAG TTCTGTCATTTGTGTTGTATTTCATAATGCCTATTGTGAATATAAGTGAAGTGATTGGTCCAGTGTGCCTTATGCTACTGATGGGAACTGTCCACTGTCAAATAGTCTCCACCCAGATGGCTAAACCTTCAGGAACAAATGGAAACCGGAGGAGGAG TCGAACAAAAAGAGTAAAATTATTAACTGACAAAGGAGTTGAAACTGACAATAATCCGACTATTTTGAATCTCAACCCAAAGAAAAAACATCCCCGATCAGAGATGAGGATGTGGCAAgcaagagagaaagcaaaactttCAGATGGGGAAAAGAGTCAC GAAGGTTATAGACGTTTAGGAAACGGAATTTCAGATGAACTGTCAAGTGAAGATGACTGTGAAGAACAGACACAAATGATCCTGTTACGGAGAAGTGTGGAAGGGGCCTCAAGTGACAATGGCTATGAAATCAAGAACGAAAAACCATCAGTTTCTTCAAAACATGCAAGCTCTCAA GTAAAGAAAAATTCCACTTCAAGATGGTGTCGAATGGTCCGAGATTCAGATAGCCTGGCTGAATCAGAGCTTGAGTCAGTTGCCTTTAGTCAG GAGTCTCGATCTGGTATCAGTGGTGGCTCTAGAAGCTGTAGTCGGAGGGACTCGGAAAGCACCCGCCATGATTCAGAAACAGAGGACATGTTGTGGGATGACCTTTTGCATGGGCCTGAGTGCCGCTCATCAGCCACGAGTGACAGCGAGGAGGGGAATGTGAAGGCCCTGCCCCCAGGTGCCAAACGGGATCCAAAAGAGGATGTTTTCCAACAG aaCCATTTGTTCTGGCTACAGAATACAAGCCCTGCCTCTGAACGAGTGAGTGCAATCATTTGGGAAGGTAATGAATGTAAAAAAATGGATATGTCTGTTTTGGAAATCAGTGGCATCATCATGAGTAGG GTTAATGCATATCAGCAGGGTGCAGGTTATCAGATGCTGGGAAATATCGTAACTATTGGGTtagcattttttccattcttaCATCGACTCTTCCATGAAAAGAATATGGACCAAATACGATCCATCTCGACTAATGAGATCCTGACTCTCTTTTGTGGGGCACCACCTTCGGTAGCGATCATCATTTTGTCAGCAGTCAATTTTCTTGAGCGCTTGTGTCTAACCTGGATGTTCTTTTTTATGATGTGTGTGGCAGAGAGGACATACAAACAG cGATTTTTATTTGCAAAACTCTTTAGTCATATTACCTCTGCCAGGAAAGCTAGAAAATATGAAATCCCCCATTTCAGGCTCAAAAAGGTGGAGAACATTAAGATATGGCTATCACTGCGTTCTTACTTAAAG AGACGGGGTCCACAGCGCTCAGTCGATGTGGTTGTATCATCAGTATTCTTACTGACACTTTCGATTGCTTTTATTTGCTGTGCCCAG GTTCTCCAAGGCCATAAAACCTTTCTGGATGATGCTTATAATTGGGAATTCCTGATTTGGGAGACAGCCCTGTTGCTCTTCTTATTGCGTCTTGCCTCCCTGGGGTCCGAAACCAATAAGAAGTACAGTAATATTTCAGTACTGCTCACGGAGCAG ATTAACTTATATCTCAAGATGGAAAAGAagccaaataaaaaagaacagcTCACCCTGGTGAACAACGTGCTAAAGCTGTCGACCAAATTACTAAAA GAATTGGACACACCATTTAGACTCTATGGCCTGACCATGAATCCCCTAATCTACAATATAACTCGAGTGGTTATCCTTTCAGCTGTCTCAGGGGTTATAAGTGATCTCCTAGGATTTAACATAAGA TTGTGGAAAATTAAGCCATGA
- the PHTF1 gene encoding protein PHTF1 isoform X1 → MDANERDAISWYQKKIGAYDQQIWEKSIEQTQIKGFKNKPKKTGHIKPDLIDVDLIRGSTFAKAKPEIPWTSLTRKGIVRVICFPLFSKWWIQVTSFRIFIWLLLLYLMQVLSFVLYFIMPIVNISEVIGPVCLMLLMGTVHCQIVSTQMAKPSGTNGNRRRRKLRKTVNGDGSRECGSYNCSDKVRGVESSESASLNGGFWGTLFCNSRTKRVKLLTDKGVETDNNPTILNLNPKKKHPRSEMRMWQAREKAKLSDGEKSHEGYRRLGNGISDELSSEDDCEEQTQMILLRRSVEGASSDNGYEIKNEKPSVSSKHASSQVKKNSTSRWCRMVRDSDSLAESELESVAFSQESRSGISGGSRSCSRRDSESTRHDSETEDMLWDDLLHGPECRSSATSDSEEGNVKALPPGAKRDPKEDVFQQNHLFWLQNTSPASERVSAIIWEGNECKKMDMSVLEISGIIMSRVNAYQQGAGYQMLGNIVTIGLAFFPFLHRLFHEKNMDQIRSISTNEILTLFCGAPPSVAIIILSAVNFLERLCLTWMFFFMMCVAERTYKQRFLFAKLFSHITSARKARKYEIPHFRLKKVENIKIWLSLRSYLKRRGPQRSVDVVVSSVFLLTLSIAFICCAQVLQGHKTFLDDAYNWEFLIWETALLLFLLRLASLGSETNKKYSNISVLLTEQINLYLKMEKKPNKKEQLTLVNNVLKLSTKLLKELDTPFRLYGLTMNPLIYNITRVVILSAVSGVISDLLGFNIRLWKIKP, encoded by the exons GCTCTACATTTGCCAAAGCCAAACCTGAAATTCCATGGACATCACTAACTCGGAAGGGAATTGTTCGGGTCATTtgttttccattgtttagcaaatgGTGGATTCAGGTCACCTCTTTTCGAATCTTTATTTGGCTGCTGCTGCTTTACCTCATGCAAG TTCTGTCATTTGTGTTGTATTTCATAATGCCTATTGTGAATATAAGTGAAGTGATTGGTCCAGTGTGCCTTATGCTACTGATGGGAACTGTCCACTGTCAAATAGTCTCCACCCAGATGGCTAAACCTTCAGGAACAAATGGAAACCGGAGGAGGAG AAAATTACGCAAAACTGTAAATGGTGATGGGAGCAGAGAATGTGGAAGTTATAACTGCTCTGATAAAGTCAGAGGAGTAGAATCTTCGGAATCTGCATCCCTAAATGGTGGTTTTTGGGGGACTCTCTTTTGCAACAG TCGAACAAAAAGAGTAAAATTATTAACTGACAAAGGAGTTGAAACTGACAATAATCCGACTATTTTGAATCTCAACCCAAAGAAAAAACATCCCCGATCAGAGATGAGGATGTGGCAAgcaagagagaaagcaaaactttCAGATGGGGAAAAGAGTCAC GAAGGTTATAGACGTTTAGGAAACGGAATTTCAGATGAACTGTCAAGTGAAGATGACTGTGAAGAACAGACACAAATGATCCTGTTACGGAGAAGTGTGGAAGGGGCCTCAAGTGACAATGGCTATGAAATCAAGAACGAAAAACCATCAGTTTCTTCAAAACATGCAAGCTCTCAA GTAAAGAAAAATTCCACTTCAAGATGGTGTCGAATGGTCCGAGATTCAGATAGCCTGGCTGAATCAGAGCTTGAGTCAGTTGCCTTTAGTCAG GAGTCTCGATCTGGTATCAGTGGTGGCTCTAGAAGCTGTAGTCGGAGGGACTCGGAAAGCACCCGCCATGATTCAGAAACAGAGGACATGTTGTGGGATGACCTTTTGCATGGGCCTGAGTGCCGCTCATCAGCCACGAGTGACAGCGAGGAGGGGAATGTGAAGGCCCTGCCCCCAGGTGCCAAACGGGATCCAAAAGAGGATGTTTTCCAACAG aaCCATTTGTTCTGGCTACAGAATACAAGCCCTGCCTCTGAACGAGTGAGTGCAATCATTTGGGAAGGTAATGAATGTAAAAAAATGGATATGTCTGTTTTGGAAATCAGTGGCATCATCATGAGTAGG GTTAATGCATATCAGCAGGGTGCAGGTTATCAGATGCTGGGAAATATCGTAACTATTGGGTtagcattttttccattcttaCATCGACTCTTCCATGAAAAGAATATGGACCAAATACGATCCATCTCGACTAATGAGATCCTGACTCTCTTTTGTGGGGCACCACCTTCGGTAGCGATCATCATTTTGTCAGCAGTCAATTTTCTTGAGCGCTTGTGTCTAACCTGGATGTTCTTTTTTATGATGTGTGTGGCAGAGAGGACATACAAACAG cGATTTTTATTTGCAAAACTCTTTAGTCATATTACCTCTGCCAGGAAAGCTAGAAAATATGAAATCCCCCATTTCAGGCTCAAAAAGGTGGAGAACATTAAGATATGGCTATCACTGCGTTCTTACTTAAAG AGACGGGGTCCACAGCGCTCAGTCGATGTGGTTGTATCATCAGTATTCTTACTGACACTTTCGATTGCTTTTATTTGCTGTGCCCAG GTTCTCCAAGGCCATAAAACCTTTCTGGATGATGCTTATAATTGGGAATTCCTGATTTGGGAGACAGCCCTGTTGCTCTTCTTATTGCGTCTTGCCTCCCTGGGGTCCGAAACCAATAAGAAGTACAGTAATATTTCAGTACTGCTCACGGAGCAG ATTAACTTATATCTCAAGATGGAAAAGAagccaaataaaaaagaacagcTCACCCTGGTGAACAACGTGCTAAAGCTGTCGACCAAATTACTAAAA GAATTGGACACACCATTTAGACTCTATGGCCTGACCATGAATCCCCTAATCTACAATATAACTCGAGTGGTTATCCTTTCAGCTGTCTCAGGGGTTATAAGTGATCTCCTAGGATTTAACATAAGA TTGTGGAAAATTAAGCCATGA